DNA sequence from the Penicillium psychrofluorescens genome assembly, chromosome: 3 genome:
ATCTGGCCAAATGGGGTCTCGAGAAAATCCCGTGGCAGGTTTCGGATCCGATCTGGGATACTCTTGCCGACCAGGAACATGGCAAAGTCCTGGGTGAAGTTATTGCAATTGTGCAGAAACAGATCATATGACTGGCGAGGTGTGAGATTCGATACGCAATGAAATAAATGAGACATAGACAGACCTCAGGGGTATAGATTTCCGCCAATGAGCCCAGGTACTCCTCGATTACATCGGCTGGGAGCTCTGTCTGGCCCATGTGCAGCTTCTCCATCGGCTGGCCATGGTGGGTACTGCCAGGGGCCGCGGTCTGGATGCCCTGGCCGAAGTAGTACTCGACACCGTTGACCACGAGCGATGTGTGGTAGATGGCATCCATCTGAGTCCCTGTCAGGGGAAGCGAATACTAGCAATCATTCAGCATGAGACAGTGTTCCTGGCGCATTTGAATTGGGCGGTGCATACCATTCGCGCGAGACCCTGTACATGGAATTAGCTGACTGTGTGACCAGGACCAGATGATGAGAGTCTTACCTTGGAGAGGTCGTATATGTACAATTCTACATCCATCTtgtcggcggtggtgatgatagTGGATGTTGCGCGGACTTAGATCGGGACTTAAAGAACATCGGCAACAGGCACCGAGACGATCACGTCAGCAGCGTCACGTTTCCTGCGCCTTCGACGATCTTCGACGGACTCTCTGGCCGTGAGTTCTTCAGATATATGATACAAATTTTTGGTGATGTAGACGAGGATAAATAAAGAAGAAGTTTCTGCTTTACAAAATAGGTTGAATGAATCTTTCCGAGCCAGTGAGTGGTAATTAAGTAGGGACTGCTGTACTTGCTGGCCAACGAGCCATCCAAGACACAAGCACTTTGAATAATTAATTGGTTAATATATATATGTATCATTTTCAATAGCAATGCTCAAGAATAATACTGTCTACTCTGAGAATCCCAAAATATCTCTCGTGGTGCAGCTACAGCTCCATAATGCATACTTCTCCACCCGCCAATCGGAGCTTAACTTCCTCTCTACCACCTCTTCGTCACTCACTCACGTCACCTTCCCCGAAAATGCGAACGCCCTGATCTCCACCACCTCTGGGAGTCCCATCAACGAAGCCACATGGTAAACCCTTCCTCCTCTTACCTTAAGGCTATAAATTAACCCACAATCTTCCGCGATCCAGCCTCCCAAAAGGCGCGGTGcacccgccgccgccaccgccagctcctccgcacCAAAGCGCGCGCGCCAATCCAAGCTCGCCAAGGAGAACAACATCAgcgccgaagaagagaatgaaaTGAAGGAGGTCTTCCAGTTGTTCTCGGCGCCGAACGACAGATTCCCCGGCGAGAAGGACGGTGTGATTCCTCGCGAAGATGTGCGCAAGGCTCTGGTGTACGTTTCCGTCCTTCCCTACCCACCTTCACCTCTTCTCCTgcaaaccaaaccaaaccccCTGCCCTAGAAGCCTCtaaaggaaaaaaaaaggaagacGGTTCTCTAAATACATGTATGGAAACAGAGCACTAGGCCTCCCCCCAACCGACTCAACCGAACTCTCCGACATCCTGACCGCATTAGACCCAACAGCGACAGGCTTCGTGCCCTACGCGCCGTTCGTCTCCGCTGCCGCGGCGAAACTGCGCTCGCGCGACGACGACGCAATGGccgccgaggtggacgaTGCGTTCCAGCTGTTTACGCGCGGGTCTGATGGTCCGATTATTACCCTGTCCCATTTGCGGCGCATTGCGCGCGACTTGAAGGAAGATGGGATTGGGGACGACTTGCTCAAGGATATGATTCTGGAGGCGAATGGGGGTGCTGGCCTAAGTGCTGGTGTTACGTTGGAGCAGTTTCACGATGTTATGAGTCGGGCAGGGGTTTTCTAGTTTTTGGTTTGGGTTGTCTTCTTATCTTACAACCAGCCAGAACTTTCGCTTTTGCTGAGGAAGAAACCAAGAGTAGGTTAGCGC
Encoded proteins:
- a CDS encoding uncharacterized protein (ID:PFLUO_005105-T1.cds;~source:funannotate), with protein sequence MPPKRRGAPAAATASSSAPKRARQSKLAKENNISAEEENEMKEVFQLFSAPNDRFPGEKDGVIPREDVRKALVALGLPPTDSTELSDILTALDPTATGFVPYAPFVSAAAAKLRSRDDDAMAAEVDDAFQLFTRGSDGPIITLSHLRRIARDLKEDGIGDDLLKDMILEANGGAGLSAGVTLEQFHDVMSRAGVF